One stretch of Tribolium castaneum strain GA2 chromosome 5, icTriCast1.1, whole genome shotgun sequence DNA includes these proteins:
- the LOC662139 gene encoding serine protease inhibitor 3/4 isoform X21 yields MITVIKTRALTFQKFQTLGKIYFSSVLVILGLVFGILLSASTMAEIASELQVLQGNNQFTSKMYKLLSQKKGNIIFSPISMHAVLSMAYQGAQGSTAEHFASTLQVPEAKIAAEGYSEVMKRLNSVQNVTLLMANKVFLKNGFTLLTDFETAVTKSFQSEVQLVDFAQNEAAAKTINDWVEVQTREKIKDLIKKDDLNELTRLVLVNAIYFKGNWKHKFRKEETRTEPFYLNDVDKVEVQMMHTKNKFNYKNDEALDAQILEMPYTNENLSMVIILPNQRNGIGELEKKLENYNLSEITTNMWNTEVNVALPKFKIEQTIDLEEALKKLGLGEIFDQDKANFRGMIELKPNENLYVSKVIQKAFIEVNEEGAEAAAATDVDFEVE; encoded by the exons TAATACTTGGATTAGTCTTCGGAATATTACTGTCCGCTTCGACAATGGCCGAAATCGCTTCCGAATTGCAAGTGTTGCAAGGCAACAACCAGTTTACCAGCAAGATGTACAAACTCTTGTCCCAGAAAAAGGGAAACATCATTTTTTCGCCTATTAGTATGCACGCTGTGCTTTCTATGGCCTACCAAGGGGCGCAAGGATCCACTGCTGAACATTTCGCTTCAACACTTCAAGTTCCTGAAGCCAAAATAGCTGCAGAAGGATACAGTGAAGTCATGAAGCGGCTTAACTCCGTCCAAAACGTGACTTTGCTAATGGCTAATAAAGTTTTCCTGAAGAATGGGTTCACATTACTCACTGACTTTGAAACTgcagtcactaaaagtttccaGTCTGAAGTCCAATTGGTTGATTTTGCCCAAAATGAAGCCGCTGCTAAGACCATAAATGATTGGGTTGAGGTGCAAACACGTGAAAAAATCAAggatttaatcaaaaaagaTGACTTGAACGAATTAACGCGTCTTGTGCTCGTGAATGCGATTTATTTCAAAGGGAACTGGAAGCACAAATTTCGTAAAGAAGAAACAAGGACTGAACCGTTTTATTTGAATGATGTGGATAAGGTTGAAGTGCAAATGATGCACACGAAGAAtaagtttaattataaaaacgacgAAGCTTTAGATGCGCAAATCCTTGAAATGCCTTACACGAATGAAAATCTAAGCATGGTTATTATTCTGCCAAATCAGAGGAACGGAATCGGTGAACTTGAAAAGAAGTTAGAGAATTACAATTTGTCTGAAATCACCACAAATATGTGGAATACTGAAGTCAATGTGGCTTTaccgaaatttaaaattgaacaGACGATTGATTTAGAAGAAGCTTTAAAAAAG ttggGACTTGGCGAAATCTTTGACCAAGATAAAGCTAACTTTAGAGGCATGAttgaattaaaaccaaatGAAAACTTGTATGTTAGCAAAGTCATTCAAAAGGCATTTATTGAAGTCAATGAGGAAGGAGCCGAAGCTGCTGCAGCTACTG atGTGGATTTTGAAGTAGAATGA
- the LOC662139 gene encoding serine protease inhibitor 3/4 isoform X15, which produces MITVIKTRALTFQKFQTLGKIYFSSVLVILGLVFGILLSASTMAEIASELQVLQGNNQFTSKMYKLLSQKKGNIIFSPISMHAVLSMAYQGAQGSTAEHFASTLQVPEAKIAAEGYSEVMKRLNSVQNVTLLMANKVFLKNGFTLLTDFETAVTKSFQSEVQLVDFAQNEAAAKTINDWVEVQTREKIKDLIKKDDLNELTRLVLVNAIYFKGNWKHKFRKEETRTEPFYLNDVDKVEVQMMHTKNKFNYKNDEALDAQILEMPYTNENLSMVIILPNQRNGIGELEKKLENYNLSEITTNMWNTEVNVALPKFKIEQTIDLEEALKKLGLGEIFDQDKANFRGMIELKPNENLYVSKVIQKAFIEVNEEGAEAAAATGVVIKKKKKKLVNPTFFEADHPLIYLLLDKRNNVMFSGRLTNPNV; this is translated from the exons TAATACTTGGATTAGTCTTCGGAATATTACTGTCCGCTTCGACAATGGCCGAAATCGCTTCCGAATTGCAAGTGTTGCAAGGCAACAACCAGTTTACCAGCAAGATGTACAAACTCTTGTCCCAGAAAAAGGGAAACATCATTTTTTCGCCTATTAGTATGCACGCTGTGCTTTCTATGGCCTACCAAGGGGCGCAAGGATCCACTGCTGAACATTTCGCTTCAACACTTCAAGTTCCTGAAGCCAAAATAGCTGCAGAAGGATACAGTGAAGTCATGAAGCGGCTTAACTCCGTCCAAAACGTGACTTTGCTAATGGCTAATAAAGTTTTCCTGAAGAATGGGTTCACATTACTCACTGACTTTGAAACTgcagtcactaaaagtttccaGTCTGAAGTCCAATTGGTTGATTTTGCCCAAAATGAAGCCGCTGCTAAGACCATAAATGATTGGGTTGAGGTGCAAACACGTGAAAAAATCAAggatttaatcaaaaaagaTGACTTGAACGAATTAACGCGTCTTGTGCTCGTGAATGCGATTTATTTCAAAGGGAACTGGAAGCACAAATTTCGTAAAGAAGAAACAAGGACTGAACCGTTTTATTTGAATGATGTGGATAAGGTTGAAGTGCAAATGATGCACACGAAGAAtaagtttaattataaaaacgacgAAGCTTTAGATGCGCAAATCCTTGAAATGCCTTACACGAATGAAAATCTAAGCATGGTTATTATTCTGCCAAATCAGAGGAACGGAATCGGTGAACTTGAAAAGAAGTTAGAGAATTACAATTTGTCTGAAATCACCACAAATATGTGGAATACTGAAGTCAATGTGGCTTTaccgaaatttaaaattgaacaGACGATTGATTTAGAAGAAGCTTTAAAAAAG ttggGACTTGGCGAAATCTTTGACCAAGATAAAGCTAACTTTAGAGGCATGAttgaattaaaaccaaatGAAAACTTGTATGTTAGCAAAGTCATTCAAAAGGCATTTATTGAAGTCAATGAGGAAGGAGCCGAAGCTGCTGCAGCTACTG GTGTTGtaataaagaagaaaaagaagaagctTGTTAATCCAACGTTTTTTGAAGCCGACCATCCACTAATTTATTTACTGCTGGACAAGCGAAACAATGTTATGTTTTCAGGCCGACTTACAAATCCTAATGTTTAA
- the LOC662139 gene encoding serine protease inhibitor 3/4 isoform X12 has translation MITVIKTRALTFQKFQTLGKIYFSSVLVILGLVFGILLSASTMAEIASELQVLQGNNQFTSKMYKLLSQKKGNIIFSPISMHAVLSMAYQGAQGSTAEHFASTLQVPEAKIAAEGYSEVMKRLNSVQNVTLLMANKVFLKNGFTLLTDFETAVTKSFQSEVQLVDFAQNEAAAKTINDWVEVQTREKIKDLIKKDDLNELTRLVLVNAIYFKGNWKHKFRKEETRTEPFYLNDVDKVEVQMMHTKNKFNYKNDEALDAQILEMPYTNENLSMVIILPNQRNGIGELEKKLENYNLSEITTNMWNTEVNVALPKFKIEQTIDLEEALKKLGLGEIFDQDKANFRGMIELKPNENLYVSKVIQKAFIEVNEEGAEAAAATAVILKTRCLRIPPKPMTFIADHPFIYFLLEKNKALFSGRVSEPTIL, from the exons TAATACTTGGATTAGTCTTCGGAATATTACTGTCCGCTTCGACAATGGCCGAAATCGCTTCCGAATTGCAAGTGTTGCAAGGCAACAACCAGTTTACCAGCAAGATGTACAAACTCTTGTCCCAGAAAAAGGGAAACATCATTTTTTCGCCTATTAGTATGCACGCTGTGCTTTCTATGGCCTACCAAGGGGCGCAAGGATCCACTGCTGAACATTTCGCTTCAACACTTCAAGTTCCTGAAGCCAAAATAGCTGCAGAAGGATACAGTGAAGTCATGAAGCGGCTTAACTCCGTCCAAAACGTGACTTTGCTAATGGCTAATAAAGTTTTCCTGAAGAATGGGTTCACATTACTCACTGACTTTGAAACTgcagtcactaaaagtttccaGTCTGAAGTCCAATTGGTTGATTTTGCCCAAAATGAAGCCGCTGCTAAGACCATAAATGATTGGGTTGAGGTGCAAACACGTGAAAAAATCAAggatttaatcaaaaaagaTGACTTGAACGAATTAACGCGTCTTGTGCTCGTGAATGCGATTTATTTCAAAGGGAACTGGAAGCACAAATTTCGTAAAGAAGAAACAAGGACTGAACCGTTTTATTTGAATGATGTGGATAAGGTTGAAGTGCAAATGATGCACACGAAGAAtaagtttaattataaaaacgacgAAGCTTTAGATGCGCAAATCCTTGAAATGCCTTACACGAATGAAAATCTAAGCATGGTTATTATTCTGCCAAATCAGAGGAACGGAATCGGTGAACTTGAAAAGAAGTTAGAGAATTACAATTTGTCTGAAATCACCACAAATATGTGGAATACTGAAGTCAATGTGGCTTTaccgaaatttaaaattgaacaGACGATTGATTTAGAAGAAGCTTTAAAAAAG ttggGACTTGGCGAAATCTTTGACCAAGATAAAGCTAACTTTAGAGGCATGAttgaattaaaaccaaatGAAAACTTGTATGTTAGCAAAGTCATTCAAAAGGCATTTATTGAAGTCAATGAGGAAGGAGCCGAAGCTGCTGCAGCTACTG CCGTCATATTGAAAACTCGATGCCTTAGAATACCACCCAAGCCTATGACCTTCATAGCGGATCATCCGTTTATCTATTTTCTGTTAGAAAAGAACAAAGCGTTGTTTTCAGGACGTGTGTCTGAGCCTACAATTCTGTAA
- the LOC662139 gene encoding serine protease inhibitor 3/4 isoform X18, producing the protein MITVIKTRALTFQKFQTLGKIYFSSVLVILGLVFGILLSASTMAEIASELQVLQGNNQFTSKMYKLLSQKKGNIIFSPISMHAVLSMAYQGAQGSTAEHFASTLQVPEAKIAAEGYSEVMKRLNSVQNVTLLMANKVFLKNGFTLLTDFETAVTKSFQSEVQLVDFAQNEAAAKTINDWVEVQTREKIKDLIKKDDLNELTRLVLVNAIYFKGNWKHKFRKEETRTEPFYLNDVDKVEVQMMHTKNKFNYKNDEALDAQILEMPYTNENLSMVIILPNQRNGIGELEKKLENYNLSEITTNMWNTEVNVALPKFKIEQTIDLEEALKKLGLGEIFDQDKANFRGMIELKPNENLYVSKVIQKAFIEVNEEGAEAAAATDAIFMAKSAVLHFNVDHPFFYCLREKRGIKLFAGRFSKPNA; encoded by the exons TAATACTTGGATTAGTCTTCGGAATATTACTGTCCGCTTCGACAATGGCCGAAATCGCTTCCGAATTGCAAGTGTTGCAAGGCAACAACCAGTTTACCAGCAAGATGTACAAACTCTTGTCCCAGAAAAAGGGAAACATCATTTTTTCGCCTATTAGTATGCACGCTGTGCTTTCTATGGCCTACCAAGGGGCGCAAGGATCCACTGCTGAACATTTCGCTTCAACACTTCAAGTTCCTGAAGCCAAAATAGCTGCAGAAGGATACAGTGAAGTCATGAAGCGGCTTAACTCCGTCCAAAACGTGACTTTGCTAATGGCTAATAAAGTTTTCCTGAAGAATGGGTTCACATTACTCACTGACTTTGAAACTgcagtcactaaaagtttccaGTCTGAAGTCCAATTGGTTGATTTTGCCCAAAATGAAGCCGCTGCTAAGACCATAAATGATTGGGTTGAGGTGCAAACACGTGAAAAAATCAAggatttaatcaaaaaagaTGACTTGAACGAATTAACGCGTCTTGTGCTCGTGAATGCGATTTATTTCAAAGGGAACTGGAAGCACAAATTTCGTAAAGAAGAAACAAGGACTGAACCGTTTTATTTGAATGATGTGGATAAGGTTGAAGTGCAAATGATGCACACGAAGAAtaagtttaattataaaaacgacgAAGCTTTAGATGCGCAAATCCTTGAAATGCCTTACACGAATGAAAATCTAAGCATGGTTATTATTCTGCCAAATCAGAGGAACGGAATCGGTGAACTTGAAAAGAAGTTAGAGAATTACAATTTGTCTGAAATCACCACAAATATGTGGAATACTGAAGTCAATGTGGCTTTaccgaaatttaaaattgaacaGACGATTGATTTAGAAGAAGCTTTAAAAAAG ttggGACTTGGCGAAATCTTTGACCAAGATAAAGCTAACTTTAGAGGCATGAttgaattaaaaccaaatGAAAACTTGTATGTTAGCAAAGTCATTCAAAAGGCATTTATTGAAGTCAATGAGGAAGGAGCCGAAGCTGCTGCAGCTACTG ATGCAATATTTATGGCGAAATCTGCAGTGCTACATTTTAATGTGGATCACCCATTTTTCTATTGCTTAAGAGAGAAGAGGGGCATTAAGCTATTTGCAGGCAGATTTTCAAAGCCAAACgcttaa
- the LOC662139 gene encoding serine protease inhibitor 3/4 isoform X5, which produces MITVIKTRALTFQKFQTLGKIYFSSVLVILGLVFGILLSASTMAEIASELQVLQGNNQFTSKMYKLLSQKKGNIIFSPISMHAVLSMAYQGAQGSTAEHFASTLQVPEAKIAAEGYSEVMKRLNSVQNVTLLMANKVFLKNGFTLLTDFETAVTKSFQSEVQLVDFAQNEAAAKTINDWVEVQTREKIKDLIKKDDLNELTRLVLVNAIYFKGNWKHKFRKEETRTEPFYLNDVDKVEVQMMHTKNKFNYKNDEALDAQILEMPYTNENLSMVIILPNQRNGIGELEKKLENYNLSEITTNMWNTEVNVALPKFKIEQTIDLEEALKKLGLGEIFDQDKANFRGMIELKPNENLYVSKVIQKAFIEVNEEGAEAAAATGMITKAFTYSFVIRHELFFIADHPFVFLLTQTSGSARNPLFAGKITKPL; this is translated from the exons TAATACTTGGATTAGTCTTCGGAATATTACTGTCCGCTTCGACAATGGCCGAAATCGCTTCCGAATTGCAAGTGTTGCAAGGCAACAACCAGTTTACCAGCAAGATGTACAAACTCTTGTCCCAGAAAAAGGGAAACATCATTTTTTCGCCTATTAGTATGCACGCTGTGCTTTCTATGGCCTACCAAGGGGCGCAAGGATCCACTGCTGAACATTTCGCTTCAACACTTCAAGTTCCTGAAGCCAAAATAGCTGCAGAAGGATACAGTGAAGTCATGAAGCGGCTTAACTCCGTCCAAAACGTGACTTTGCTAATGGCTAATAAAGTTTTCCTGAAGAATGGGTTCACATTACTCACTGACTTTGAAACTgcagtcactaaaagtttccaGTCTGAAGTCCAATTGGTTGATTTTGCCCAAAATGAAGCCGCTGCTAAGACCATAAATGATTGGGTTGAGGTGCAAACACGTGAAAAAATCAAggatttaatcaaaaaagaTGACTTGAACGAATTAACGCGTCTTGTGCTCGTGAATGCGATTTATTTCAAAGGGAACTGGAAGCACAAATTTCGTAAAGAAGAAACAAGGACTGAACCGTTTTATTTGAATGATGTGGATAAGGTTGAAGTGCAAATGATGCACACGAAGAAtaagtttaattataaaaacgacgAAGCTTTAGATGCGCAAATCCTTGAAATGCCTTACACGAATGAAAATCTAAGCATGGTTATTATTCTGCCAAATCAGAGGAACGGAATCGGTGAACTTGAAAAGAAGTTAGAGAATTACAATTTGTCTGAAATCACCACAAATATGTGGAATACTGAAGTCAATGTGGCTTTaccgaaatttaaaattgaacaGACGATTGATTTAGAAGAAGCTTTAAAAAAG ttggGACTTGGCGAAATCTTTGACCAAGATAAAGCTAACTTTAGAGGCATGAttgaattaaaaccaaatGAAAACTTGTATGTTAGCAAAGTCATTCAAAAGGCATTTATTGAAGTCAATGAGGAAGGAGCCGAAGCTGCTGCAGCTACTG GTATGATTACGAAGGCCTTCACCTATTCCTTTGTAATTCGTCACGAATTGTTTTTCATTGCGGACCATCCattcgtatttttgttgactcagACATCGGGAAGCGCAAGAAATCCTTTATTTGCtggaaaaatcacaaaacctTTGTAA
- the LOC662139 gene encoding serine protease inhibitor 3/4 isoform X20, which yields MAEIASELQVLQGNNQFTSKMYKLLSQKKGNIIFSPISMHAVLSMAYQGAQGSTAEHFASTLQVPEAKIAAEGYSEVMKRLNSVQNVTLLMANKVFLKNGFTLLTDFETAVTKSFQSEVQLVDFAQNEAAAKTINDWVEVQTREKIKDLIKKDDLNELTRLVLVNAIYFKGNWKHKFRKEETRTEPFYLNDVDKVEVQMMHTKNKFNYKNDEALDAQILEMPYTNENLSMVIILPNQRNGIGELEKKLENYNLSEITTNMWNTEVNVALPKFKIEQTIDLEEALKKLGLGEIFDQDKANFRGMIELKPNENLYVSKVIQKAFIEVNEEGAEAAAATASIMMMRCSLVPIHPPPVFKADHPFIYILAEKRNNKLFAGRVTNPNLYFCTTDCVLCSLKCCVH from the exons ATGGCCGAAATCGCTTCCGAATTGCAAGTGTTGCAAGGCAACAACCAGTTTACCAGCAAGATGTACAAACTCTTGTCCCAGAAAAAGGGAAACATCATTTTTTCGCCTATTAGTATGCACGCTGTGCTTTCTATGGCCTACCAAGGGGCGCAAGGATCCACTGCTGAACATTTCGCTTCAACACTTCAAGTTCCTGAAGCCAAAATAGCTGCAGAAGGATACAGTGAAGTCATGAAGCGGCTTAACTCCGTCCAAAACGTGACTTTGCTAATGGCTAATAAAGTTTTCCTGAAGAATGGGTTCACATTACTCACTGACTTTGAAACTgcagtcactaaaagtttccaGTCTGAAGTCCAATTGGTTGATTTTGCCCAAAATGAAGCCGCTGCTAAGACCATAAATGATTGGGTTGAGGTGCAAACACGTGAAAAAATCAAggatttaatcaaaaaagaTGACTTGAACGAATTAACGCGTCTTGTGCTCGTGAATGCGATTTATTTCAAAGGGAACTGGAAGCACAAATTTCGTAAAGAAGAAACAAGGACTGAACCGTTTTATTTGAATGATGTGGATAAGGTTGAAGTGCAAATGATGCACACGAAGAAtaagtttaattataaaaacgacgAAGCTTTAGATGCGCAAATCCTTGAAATGCCTTACACGAATGAAAATCTAAGCATGGTTATTATTCTGCCAAATCAGAGGAACGGAATCGGTGAACTTGAAAAGAAGTTAGAGAATTACAATTTGTCTGAAATCACCACAAATATGTGGAATACTGAAGTCAATGTGGCTTTaccgaaatttaaaattgaacaGACGATTGATTTAGAAGAAGCTTTAAAAAAG ttggGACTTGGCGAAATCTTTGACCAAGATAAAGCTAACTTTAGAGGCATGAttgaattaaaaccaaatGAAAACTTGTATGTTAGCAAAGTCATTCAAAAGGCATTTATTGAAGTCAATGAGGAAGGAGCCGAAGCTGCTGCAGCTACTG CTTCGATCATGATGATGCGTTGTTCACTAGTACCCATACATCCTCCACCAGTTTTTAAAGCGGATCATCCATTCATTTACATTTTGGCCGAAAAACGcaacaataaattgtttgcgGGTAGAGTTACTAatccaaatttgtatttttgtactACTGATTGTGTATTGTGTAGCTTAAAATGTTGTGTGCACTGA